The DNA region CCACTACCTTGCCGGCCACGAGCCGCGCCTGGGACAGGTCGGAAAGCGGCCGCACGATCTGCGGCACCGCGCCGCCGGAGTCCTCTGTCCAGAGCTTTTTCTCGTACAGGATCGAGGACTGGGCGAGAATCTGGTTGGTAAAACTGAGGATGGGCTGGGTGGAGCGGTAGTTGCGCTCCAGCCGGATGGTCTTGGTACCCGGAAAAACCTGCGGAAAGCTGAGGATGTTCTGCACGTTGGCGCCGCGGAAGGAGTAGATGGACTGCGCGTCGTCGCCCACGGCCATCACATTGCCGTGCTTGCCGGCAATGAGCTCCACCAACCGCGCCTGGACCAGGTTCGTGTCCTGGTACTCATCCACCATCACGTGCTTGAATCTGTCTCGAATATTGGACAGCAGCGCCTCGTCCGATCGCAGCAGCGTCTCCAGGGCGAAGAGCAGATCATCGTAATCCAACATCCCGCACTGCTTCTTTTTCTTCTCATACTCGACAGACATCGTCTCGATCTCGTCAACGTACGGCAGGAGGTGGAACGATTCGTTGGAGACGATGTCCCGGAGCTGCTGCTCCTTGTTGCGGGACTTGCTCACGTTGTCCAGAATTGTAGACGCCTTGGGGAAGGAACGGTCGCCCTTGCCAAAACCGAGCTCGCCCTTGGCCTCGCGGATGAGCGACTCGGCGTCCGAGCGGTCGATGACCGTGAGACGCTCCGGCCAGCCCGGCGGCGTGTACCGTCGCAGCATGCCATAGGCAAAGGCATGGAAGGTACCGCCCTGCACACGGCCCAGGCCGCGGCCTTCGCCGAGCAGGTCCGAGGCGCGCTGGAGCATCTCCTGGCTGGCCTTGCGAGTGAAGGTGAGCAACAGGATGGAGGACGGGTCCACACCCTCCTCCACCAGATGCGCCAGGCGGTAGACAATGGTGCGCGTCTTGCCGGAGCCGGCGCCGGCGATGACCAGCACAGGGCCTTCGGTGGCGTACACGGCCTCCAGCTGGCTGGGATTGAGCGATGAGCTATAATCTCTAGGCATTGCGTATGGTTGAGCTATAGGATTGGAGAGATGGCGTCGTGGGTTGCGCTGCCGGCGTCGTCTGCGGCGTCCGCCGGGATGGACCACCAGGCCAGCACCTCCCGGCCCACGTCGCGCACCCGCTGCGGGGTTGCGCCGTGGCTATCGTAAAAAAAGGCGCCGTGCGCCGTGTGCATGCCGGTGCGGCCCAGGCGGGAAAATATCCGCGGCCTGTCGAACTTGGCCTTCAGGTCCACGCCCACGCGCGGCAGGCAGACCAGGTCCGGGGCGCGCTCCGCCGCCGGTCCCTGGTACAGCTCCGCGCCGCGGTACACCCGTTCCATGACCGGCTCGCCGCGCCAGGTCAAGTGCTCCAGCGCAGCGCTTATCTCCGCGGCCAGGCTATCCGCCTCGGCGTCGCGAACCCTGCCGCGGGCAAAGCGGCTGGCGCGGTGGATGTAGATGCGGCCGGGATCCAGGGCAAAGGCCCTGGTCTCGGGCAGGATGGCAGTTGCGTCCAGCTCGTGGCCGGGCGCGGCCTGGCCCGTAACCAGCCAGCCCTGCTCGCGCAGCCAGCTGTTGAGGTCGCACTCCACGTCCAGCGTGGCGAAACCGTGGTCGGCCAGCACCAGGAGCCGCTTGGGCTCGGACAGCGCATCATACCGCTGCAGAAACAGGCCGATGGCCCGGTCCCACTCGCGCAGCAGCTCGATGCACGCGGCGTGCAGCGGGTGGTCGGGCTCCTCCACGGCCGGGTGGAGGAAGTGGAAGAGCCGATCCGTCTCCGTGAGCACGAAGACGAAAAGATCCCAGTCCAGCCCGCTCCACAATCGCTCCAGCAGACGCGTGCGGCAGGCCAGGGTGGCGCGCAGCCCGGCCAGCAGATACTCGGG from Oceanidesulfovibrio marinus includes:
- a CDS encoding alkaline phosphatase family protein; the encoded protein is MNATNIISPGSRGCGRPRCAVLGLDGLALGMAQHLSALPGFDNIARLTSEARAMDAELPELSPVNWTSFATAAGPGTHGVYGFTRIDASSYEISIGDASQVDAPTIFDRLGARGLVSRVINLPHMWPVRPIHGTLVSGFVSPDLERAVYPPSLVPILADEGYVIEADTTRGADDPEYLLAGLRATLACRTRLLERLWSGLDWDLFVFVLTETDRLFHFLHPAVEEPDHPLHAACIELLREWDRAIGLFLQRYDALSEPKRLLVLADHGFATLDVECDLNSWLREQGWLVTGQAAPGHELDATAILPETRAFALDPGRIYIHRASRFARGRVRDAEADSLAAEISAALEHLTWRGEPVMERVYRGAELYQGPAAERAPDLVCLPRVGVDLKAKFDRPRIFSRLGRTGMHTAHGAFFYDSHGATPQRVRDVGREVLAWWSIPADAADDAGSATHDAISPIL